Proteins co-encoded in one Rhopalosiphum maidis isolate BTI-1 chromosome 2, ASM367621v3, whole genome shotgun sequence genomic window:
- the LOC113552625 gene encoding uncharacterized protein LOC113552625: MDLVRPKASKASFKSRTLQFGRIDDCYPSPNTYTLPLSDVYRRSKKSAYVKKTAPRFKVVSEAVPAPNTYSLPSTGNYKYGQTIHSTIQQRRPEDIECLAPAPNRYYLPKNNGPAKTFGRKDCHKRAVYLTIDDLWQ; this comes from the exons ATGGACTTAGTTCGACCCAAAGCGTCCAAAGCATCGTTTAAAAGTCGCACGTTGCAATTTGGTCGTATTGACGATTGTTACCCGAGTCCGAACACATACACGTTGCCATTGTCGGATGTATATCGGCGGTCGAAAAAATCGGCATACGTCAAGAAGACTGCACC gcGATTTAAAGTGGTTTCTGAGGCTGTACCGGCACCGAATACCTATTCGTTACCATCGACCGGCAATTATAAGTACGGACAGACGATACACTCGACCATACAACAAAGACGTCCTGAGGACATTGAATGTCTTGCGCCGGCTCCCAACAGGTACTACCTACCCAAAAATAATGGTCCAGCCAAGACATTTGGTCGAAAAGACTGTCACAAGCGAGCCGTTTACCTGACCATCGATGATCTTTGGCAATga